From a region of the Desulfuromonas sp. KJ2020 genome:
- a CDS encoding ABC-F family ATP-binding cassette domain-containing protein gives MISAHNVALAYGKRVIFKDVNIKFVPGNCYGLIGANGAGKSTFLKILAGELDPDKGKISVGAGERLAMLRQDHFAFDEETVFNTVMMGHAQLYQVMAEREAIYAKGDFTEADGIRSGELEAEFAEMNGYEAESEAAVLLNGLGIPEELRHKKMKELEGGEKVRVLLAQALFGNPDILLLDEPTNHLDLKSIGWLEDFLSRFQNTVIVVSHDRHFLNQVCTHVADIDFGKITVYVGNYDFWYEASQLTLKQKQEENRKVTEKANELKEFIQRFSSNASKAKQATSRKKLLDKLTLEDMPVSSRKYPFIAFKPERSCGDIILEIKDLCKTVDGVQVLNNFSLNVNKGDKIAFVGGDSQTKTTLFQILAGELKPDSGSFRWGVTITSAYFPKENRRYFDNDLNLIEWLGQFAPNEGESFARGFLGRMLFSGEEATKKANVLSGGEKVRCMLAKMMLTGANVLIFDEPTNHLDLESITSLNNGLIAYPEVILFASHDHKILSTVANRIVEFTPGGFIERSMTFDEYLESPEVSHIRNQHFQGEAMLTL, from the coding sequence ATGATCAGCGCACACAATGTCGCCCTCGCCTATGGCAAGAGGGTCATCTTCAAAGATGTCAACATCAAGTTCGTACCGGGCAACTGCTACGGTCTCATCGGCGCCAACGGGGCCGGCAAATCCACCTTTCTGAAGATTCTGGCCGGGGAGCTCGATCCGGACAAGGGGAAAATTTCCGTCGGGGCCGGCGAACGCCTCGCCATGCTGCGCCAGGACCACTTCGCCTTTGACGAAGAGACGGTCTTCAACACCGTCATGATGGGGCACGCCCAGCTCTACCAGGTCATGGCCGAGCGCGAGGCGATCTATGCCAAGGGAGATTTCACCGAGGCGGATGGCATCCGTTCCGGCGAGCTCGAAGCCGAGTTCGCCGAAATGAACGGCTACGAGGCCGAATCGGAAGCGGCCGTGCTGCTCAACGGTCTCGGCATCCCGGAAGAGCTGCGCCACAAGAAGATGAAGGAACTCGAAGGGGGCGAAAAGGTGCGGGTGCTGCTGGCGCAGGCTCTTTTCGGCAACCCGGACATCCTGCTCCTTGACGAGCCGACCAACCACCTCGACCTCAAATCCATCGGCTGGCTCGAAGACTTTCTCTCCCGTTTTCAGAACACGGTCATCGTCGTCTCCCACGACCGCCACTTCCTCAACCAGGTCTGCACCCACGTGGCCGACATCGACTTCGGCAAGATCACCGTCTACGTCGGCAACTACGACTTCTGGTACGAGGCCAGCCAGCTGACCCTGAAACAGAAGCAGGAAGAAAACCGCAAGGTCACCGAAAAGGCCAACGAGCTCAAAGAGTTCATCCAGCGTTTCAGCTCCAACGCCTCCAAGGCCAAACAGGCCACCTCGCGCAAGAAGCTGCTGGACAAGCTCACCCTGGAGGATATGCCCGTCTCTTCCCGCAAGTATCCCTTCATCGCCTTCAAGCCCGAGCGGTCCTGTGGCGACATCATCCTCGAAATCAAAGACCTGTGCAAAACCGTCGACGGCGTGCAGGTGCTGAACAACTTCAGCCTCAACGTCAACAAGGGAGACAAGATCGCTTTTGTCGGCGGCGACAGCCAGACCAAGACCACCCTCTTCCAGATTCTGGCCGGCGAGCTCAAACCCGACAGCGGCAGCTTCCGCTGGGGCGTGACCATCACCTCCGCCTACTTCCCCAAGGAAAACCGCCGCTACTTCGACAACGACCTCAACCTCATCGAGTGGCTGGGTCAGTTCGCCCCCAACGAAGGGGAGAGTTTTGCCCGCGGCTTTTTGGGCCGCATGCTCTTCTCCGGCGAAGAGGCCACCAAAAAGGCCAACGTCCTCTCCGGCGGCGAGAAGGTCCGCTGCATGCTCGCCAAGATGATGCTCACCGGCGCCAACGTCCTCATTTTCGACGAGCCGACCAACCACCTCGACCTCGAATCGATCACCTCCCTGAACAACGGCCTGATCGCCTATCCCGAGGTCATCCTCTTCGCCTCCCACGACCACAAGATCCTCTCGACCGTGGCCAATCGCATCGTCGAATTCACCCCCGGCGGCTTTATCGAGCGCTCCATGACCTTTGACGAGTACCTGGAGAGTCCGGAGGTCAGCCACATCCGCAACCAGCACTTCCAGGGTGAGGCCATGCTGACCCTGTAA
- a CDS encoding methyltransferase, protein MDRSSRNRLTRHQLPLFTTDTLFDRLARAACEAGCLPRKELFEAWEVARRVRRRFRGGRVVDLACGHGLLAYILLLLDDTSPQALAVDRQLPQSARTLATVLEAAWPRLGGRVTFASTDIDRVPLDPGDLVVSVHACGGLTDLVLQRAVEAGARVAVLPCCHDLDSGDTGGLQGWMDGALAMDATRAARLSCQGYRVHTQTIPADITPKNRLLLAEPL, encoded by the coding sequence ATGGATCGCTCTTCGCGCAATCGTCTTACCCGGCACCAGCTCCCCCTCTTTACCACCGATACCCTCTTCGACCGTCTGGCGCGGGCGGCCTGTGAGGCCGGCTGCCTGCCGCGCAAAGAGCTGTTCGAGGCCTGGGAGGTGGCCCGGCGGGTGCGCCGCCGTTTTCGGGGCGGCCGCGTGGTCGATCTGGCCTGCGGTCACGGTCTGCTGGCTTATATCCTGCTGCTGCTGGATGATACCTCGCCGCAGGCCCTGGCCGTCGACCGCCAGCTGCCCCAGAGCGCCAGGACGCTGGCGACAGTGCTGGAGGCTGCCTGGCCCCGCCTGGGCGGGCGGGTGACCTTTGCGTCCACCGACATCGACAGGGTGCCCCTTGATCCCGGCGACCTGGTGGTTTCCGTCCATGCCTGCGGCGGCTTGACCGATCTGGTCCTGCAACGGGCGGTGGAGGCTGGCGCCCGGGTGGCGGTGCTCCCCTGCTGTCACGACCTCGATAGCGGCGATACGGGCGGCCTGCAGGGGTGGATGGACGGCGCCCTGGCCATGGACGCCACGCGGGCGGCGCGCCTGAGCTGTCAGGGTTACCGGGTGCATACCCAGACCATCCCGGCGGATATCACGCCGAAGAACCGTCTGCTGCTGGCGGAGCCGCTGTAA
- a CDS encoding YheU family protein yields MTSEQNGERQEEGVEVPYEELSPGALRNLIQEFVSRDGADWGEAGCTLDDKVEEVLGQLRQKKARVVFDLQTQTANIVVRR; encoded by the coding sequence ATGACGTCAGAACAAAACGGAGAGAGGCAGGAGGAGGGGGTCGAAGTCCCCTACGAGGAGCTCAGCCCCGGGGCGCTGCGGAACCTCATCCAGGAATTCGTCAGCCGGGACGGGGCGGACTGGGGGGAGGCCGGCTGTACGCTGGATGACAAAGTCGAGGAGGTGCTGGGACAACTCCGACAGAAAAAAGCCAGGGTGGTCTTCGATCTGCAGACCCAGACTGCCAATATTGTCGTGCGGCGCTGA
- a CDS encoding methyltransferase domain-containing protein: MHHHRYWFEAEVARQVLTALDRGDARVEISADLNLSRATFTLQGDALVLDDDNLLQREDLQRIAGKKNRIFLLEGGELVVLESRDEGYYKLVPTAQAPLLEISGVKMHISKGINPFESAGQMAAQVVKKGDRVLDTCSGLGYAALAALRLGARQVVTVERSATVMALRRQNPWSQGLSAPGIQSVQADVGTYICEFGAASFEAVIHDPPRFSLAGELYGVEFYREIYRVLTRRGGLFHYTGNPQLVRRGSSFVDQAVQRLKKAGFTRVEKVPTLMGVRAWK; encoded by the coding sequence ATGCATCACCACAGATATTGGTTCGAGGCCGAGGTCGCCCGGCAGGTGCTGACAGCGCTGGACAGGGGCGATGCCCGGGTGGAGATTTCCGCCGATCTGAATCTCTCCCGCGCCACGTTCACGCTGCAGGGCGACGCCCTGGTGCTCGATGACGACAACCTTTTGCAGCGGGAGGATCTGCAGCGGATTGCAGGCAAAAAGAACCGGATCTTTTTGCTCGAAGGCGGCGAGCTGGTGGTGCTGGAGAGCCGGGACGAGGGCTATTACAAACTCGTGCCGACGGCGCAGGCCCCGCTTCTGGAGATCAGTGGCGTGAAGATGCACATCTCCAAGGGGATCAACCCCTTCGAGAGCGCCGGTCAGATGGCGGCGCAGGTGGTGAAAAAAGGGGATCGGGTGCTCGATACCTGCAGCGGCCTCGGCTATGCGGCGCTGGCGGCGCTTCGGCTTGGAGCCCGTCAGGTGGTGACGGTGGAGCGGAGCGCAACGGTCATGGCCCTGCGACGGCAGAACCCCTGGTCGCAGGGTCTGTCCGCCCCCGGCATCCAGTCGGTGCAGGCAGATGTCGGCACCTACATCTGCGAGTTTGGCGCGGCCTCCTTTGAGGCGGTGATTCACGATCCGCCGCGCTTTTCCCTGGCCGGCGAGCTCTATGGCGTCGAATTTTATCGCGAAATTTACCGTGTCCTCACCCGACGCGGCGGGCTCTTTCACTACACCGGCAATCCCCAGCTGGTGCGGCGCGGCAGCAGTTTTGTCGACCAGGCGGTGCAGCGCCTGAAAAAGGCCGGCTTCACCCGGGTGGAGAAGGTGCCGACCCTGATGGGCGTGAGGGCGTGGAAGTAG
- a CDS encoding hemolysin family protein has protein sequence MESIWLELVIVLVLILANGFFAGAELAIVSVRRGRIAQLASDGNKKAKVVEQLHADPHRFLATVQIGVTLVGTMASAVGGAAAIELIKPVLQQSSLSLLRDAAEPLALFVVVGCIAYLSLVLGELVPKALALEYSERIALFVAGPIRTLARLGGAAVYVLTLSSRMVLRLLGIRASGERAFITKEEIQQVVAEGHASGVVSGSEQTFIRNVFDFSILRVREVMVPRPRVMALNLDQDCKEILKTVLSSQYSRFPVYRGDVDNVIGFVHAKDLLGLAVQTSDFNLENILRPVFFVPESKRINGLLREMQHRHIHMAVVVDEYGGMSGIATTEDLLEELVGEIEDEHDAGLQRFRRLADGSYLVDGLLPLNDLADFLDIRLPEQRPFDTLAGLILFALGHLPVEGEKVVWENYLLTCVKVTPTAILKVKMEPMKQEGDAGQESA, from the coding sequence ATGGAGAGCATCTGGCTGGAACTGGTCATTGTCCTGGTCCTCATTTTGGCCAATGGCTTTTTTGCGGGAGCGGAACTCGCCATCGTCTCTGTCCGTCGGGGGCGTATTGCCCAGCTCGCCAGCGACGGGAACAAAAAGGCCAAAGTGGTGGAACAGCTCCACGCCGACCCGCACCGATTTCTGGCTACGGTACAGATCGGCGTCACCCTCGTCGGCACCATGGCTTCGGCGGTCGGCGGCGCGGCGGCCATTGAACTGATCAAGCCGGTGCTGCAGCAGTCGTCGCTTTCTCTGCTCCGTGATGCGGCTGAACCCCTGGCTCTCTTTGTGGTGGTCGGCTGTATCGCCTATCTCTCTCTGGTTTTGGGCGAACTGGTTCCCAAAGCGCTGGCCCTGGAATATTCGGAACGAATTGCCCTGTTTGTCGCGGGGCCCATTCGAACTCTTGCCCGCCTTGGGGGGGCGGCGGTTTACGTTCTGACTCTTTCGAGCCGGATGGTTCTGCGTCTGTTGGGGATCAGGGCCTCAGGGGAACGGGCGTTTATCACGAAAGAGGAAATACAACAGGTGGTCGCCGAGGGGCATGCCTCTGGCGTTGTTTCTGGCAGTGAGCAGACCTTTATCCGCAATGTGTTCGACTTCTCCATCCTGCGTGTTCGCGAAGTCATGGTGCCGCGTCCACGGGTCATGGCCCTGAATCTGGATCAGGACTGCAAAGAGATTCTGAAAACCGTGCTGAGCAGTCAGTATTCACGCTTCCCGGTTTACCGGGGTGATGTCGACAATGTGATCGGGTTCGTTCATGCCAAGGATTTGCTCGGTTTGGCCGTGCAGACTTCTGATTTCAACTTGGAAAACATCCTGCGCCCCGTATTTTTTGTGCCGGAATCCAAGAGGATCAACGGGCTGCTGCGAGAGATGCAGCATCGTCATATACACATGGCGGTGGTGGTCGACGAATACGGGGGAATGAGCGGCATCGCCACCACGGAGGATCTGTTGGAAGAACTGGTGGGCGAAATTGAGGACGAACACGATGCGGGATTGCAGCGTTTTCGTCGTCTGGCGGACGGCAGTTACTTGGTGGACGGCCTTTTGCCTCTAAACGATCTGGCGGATTTTCTGGACATACGTCTGCCCGAACAAAGGCCTTTCGACACGTTGGCCGGCCTGATCCTGTTCGCGCTGGGCCATCTTCCCGTCGAGGGGGAAAAGGTGGTGTGGGAAAATTACCTGCTGACCTGCGTGAAGGTGACGCCGACGGCTATTCTCAAGGTTAAAATGGAGCCGATGAAACAGGAGGGCGATGCGGGGCAAGAATCTGCCTAG
- a CDS encoding ATPase, T2SS/T4P/T4SS family, whose translation MSCKATIKFLNGNHCEGFLTRPINPEEAGIEIVEVGDSEPATYPFEAICFVRLYEKGFCPPSFPKDAVAEDIYTATGDRFRLLLNKGERYFRGVFGYPEKPTEKGFTRIFFTRIGLDIKKLNLPLGKVLTKQGAIQGDKLKLALELQEKLRKQKLGDILIEDGHLSPTKGEAVIAAAAKKSGHRAAQFRVGDILIEAGLVTRRQVDEARAKQENNRHKKLGVILVEKGWITEDQLLDALAQKFGLRVIDLDETSIDPEAVRMISRSLIERMQVLPIEVTSNRLVVATSTPTDPTIGDNLSFATNRRIELVVASARKIEEHINRLFYDSEDEIEELIDNLGDVNLEVVEEKEVERVTESDSKVITLVNKILLDAHRRGVSDIHFEPEMGTLPLVVRYRKDGQCYTAHRIGSQYKKAIISRLKIVSKLDIAERRRPQSGKILLKHGRERIEYRVEITPTIGGQEDAVLRVLNAARILSLEQLGVSEHNHERFKALLKKPYGIILCVGPTGSGKTTTLHSAISEINTGNRKIWTAEDPVEITQRGLRQVQVNAKIGFTFEEALRSFLRADPDVIMIGEMRDRVTAKAAIAASLTGHLVFSTLHTNNAPETIVRLIEMGEDPINFSEAMLGIIAQRLVRRLCNQCKVPYQPSPEEYEQLVVSYGEEYFGTHNMPAYTDELTLMHSQGCPVCEGFGYSGRIAIQELLVNSPAIKQAIRQRAGAGELEEVARQEGMKTLRQDGIEKIFQGITDLSQVNMVCL comes from the coding sequence GTGTCCTGCAAGGCGACCATAAAATTTCTCAACGGGAATCACTGCGAGGGATTCCTCACCCGGCCAATCAACCCTGAAGAGGCGGGAATCGAGATTGTGGAGGTTGGCGATTCCGAACCGGCTACCTACCCCTTCGAGGCGATCTGCTTTGTCCGCCTGTATGAGAAAGGTTTTTGCCCGCCGTCCTTTCCCAAAGATGCGGTGGCGGAAGATATCTACACAGCCACGGGGGATCGATTTCGACTTCTTCTCAACAAAGGGGAGCGCTATTTCCGGGGCGTTTTCGGCTACCCTGAAAAGCCGACGGAAAAAGGGTTTACGCGGATCTTCTTCACGCGCATCGGCCTGGACATCAAGAAACTCAACCTGCCGCTCGGCAAGGTACTGACCAAACAGGGCGCCATCCAGGGGGACAAGCTGAAGCTCGCGCTGGAGCTGCAGGAAAAATTGCGGAAGCAGAAACTGGGGGACATCCTCATCGAAGACGGGCACCTCAGCCCGACAAAGGGGGAAGCGGTCATCGCCGCCGCCGCCAAAAAATCGGGTCATCGTGCCGCGCAGTTCCGCGTGGGCGACATTCTCATCGAGGCGGGGCTGGTCACCCGGCGACAGGTGGACGAGGCCCGCGCCAAGCAGGAAAATAACCGCCACAAAAAGCTCGGGGTGATTCTGGTGGAAAAGGGCTGGATCACGGAAGATCAGCTGCTGGATGCCCTGGCGCAGAAATTCGGCCTGCGGGTCATCGATCTCGACGAGACCAGCATCGACCCGGAGGCCGTCCGCATGATCTCCCGCTCTCTCATTGAACGGATGCAGGTCCTGCCCATCGAGGTCACCAGCAACCGCCTCGTCGTGGCTACCTCGACCCCCACCGACCCGACCATCGGCGACAACCTCAGCTTTGCCACCAACCGCCGTATCGAACTGGTTGTGGCCAGCGCCCGCAAGATCGAGGAGCACATCAACCGCCTCTTCTACGATTCTGAAGACGAGATCGAAGAGCTGATCGACAACCTGGGGGACGTCAACCTTGAAGTCGTCGAGGAAAAGGAAGTCGAACGCGTCACCGAGTCGGACTCCAAAGTCATCACGCTGGTCAATAAAATCCTGCTCGACGCTCATCGTCGCGGCGTCTCGGATATCCACTTCGAACCGGAGATGGGTACCCTGCCCCTCGTCGTCCGCTACCGCAAGGACGGCCAGTGCTACACGGCCCACCGGATCGGTTCCCAATACAAGAAGGCGATTATTTCGCGCCTCAAGATCGTCTCAAAGCTCGATATCGCCGAGCGCCGCCGACCTCAGTCCGGCAAGATTCTGCTCAAGCACGGGCGTGAACGCATCGAGTACCGGGTGGAAATCACCCCCACTATCGGCGGCCAGGAAGACGCCGTGTTGCGTGTGCTCAACGCCGCCCGCATCCTCTCCCTGGAACAGCTGGGCGTCTCGGAACATAATCATGAACGCTTTAAAGCCCTGCTGAAAAAGCCCTACGGCATCATCCTCTGCGTCGGCCCCACCGGCTCAGGCAAGACCACCACCCTGCATTCGGCCATCTCGGAAATCAACACCGGCAACCGCAAGATCTGGACCGCCGAGGATCCCGTCGAAATCACCCAGCGCGGCCTGCGCCAGGTACAGGTCAACGCCAAGATCGGCTTCACCTTCGAGGAGGCCCTGCGCTCCTTCCTGCGCGCCGACCCCGACGTCATCATGATCGGCGAAATGCGCGACCGGGTCACTGCCAAGGCTGCCATCGCCGCCTCTTTGACGGGGCACCTGGTCTTCTCCACCCTGCATACCAACAACGCGCCGGAGACCATCGTACGCCTGATCGAAATGGGCGAAGACCCCATCAACTTTTCCGAAGCCATGCTCGGCATCATCGCGCAGCGCCTGGTCCGCCGCCTGTGCAACCAGTGCAAGGTGCCCTATCAACCCAGCCCGGAAGAATACGAGCAGCTGGTCGTATCCTATGGCGAGGAGTACTTCGGCACCCACAACATGCCTGCGTATACAGACGAACTCACGCTCATGCACTCTCAGGGCTGCCCGGTCTGTGAAGGCTTCGGCTACAGCGGCCGCATCGCCATTCAGGAACTGCTGGTCAACTCACCCGCGATCAAGCAGGCCATCCGGCAGCGCGCCGGGGCCGGGGAATTGGAGGAAGTTGCCCGCCAGGAGGGGATGAAAACCTTGCGCCAGGACGGCATTGAAAAGATCTTCCAGGGGATCACCGACCTGAGTCAGGTGAACATGGTCTGCCTCTGA
- a CDS encoding HAD-IC family P-type ATPase yields the protein MAIGTPEREQFPDQPHPNLSAWYQLSSDETLEKIGSTQAGLQPDEADRRLREFGPNRLPERKPPGLAVIFLHQFLSPLIYILLAAGAVSLLINEHTDAFFIFAVILLNAGLGTFQEWKAEKSAAALQRLLGIKAHVRRQGREFQLAAEFLVPGDIVLLESGNRIPADMRLLRTRNLAVDESLLTGESQLVGKETAALQGDLPLSDRSNLVFAGSTVASGRATAVVVATGLHTELGKIALAVSASELTKPPLIIRMERFARQISYLVLGFVALLALISLARGVAVMEVFFMAVALAVSAIPEGLPVAMTVALSIAASRMARRNVIVRKLTAVEALGSCTCIASDKTGTLTVNKQTAKVLGLPCGKLFDVTGEGYQGTGILLEANGQPPNAQDQAFLTRLAKTAAICNEGSLAEIDGDWEHQGDAVDVALLALAYKAGLDPRRLAREVDKMSEIPFESAQRYAAVAYRHGQEAGVAVKGAVEAVLPFCADFQGESDCEVNAQDIREQALALAEGGYRVIAVAHSSRLPEEELTAENLPPLTFLGLVGLIDPLRPEVAASVERCRKAGIRVVMITGDHPATALSIARELHIARSAEDQIVGADLEDLGSPEDPRYLEAVQRAAVFSRVAPLQKLDIVAALGTLGHFVAVTGDGVNDAPALRRAHIGVAMGSGTDVAKDTAAIIVTDDNFASIEGGVEEGRFAYDNIRKVVALLISTGGAELVLFTLALLLGVPLPLLAVQLLWLNLVTNGIQDVALAFEGGEPGAMARAPRPPTEGVFNRLMIEQVVIAGITMGLLAFANWYSLLALGWDEQAARNSTLLLMVLLENAHAFNCRSERQSVFRVPLSRNWLLVGGVGVAQGLHILSMNIPLMQNVLGVQPVSLSHWGRLILMSLVLIAVMELYKLVRHSSAGSKDLSATP from the coding sequence ATGGCGATTGGCACTCCCGAAAGAGAGCAATTCCCTGACCAGCCTCACCCGAACCTGAGCGCCTGGTATCAGCTGTCCTCCGACGAGACGCTGGAAAAAATCGGCTCGACCCAGGCAGGACTCCAGCCGGACGAGGCTGACCGACGGCTGCGGGAGTTCGGCCCCAACCGTCTCCCCGAACGGAAGCCCCCTGGCCTGGCCGTCATCTTCCTGCACCAGTTTCTCAGCCCTCTCATCTATATTCTCCTGGCGGCCGGTGCCGTCTCCCTGCTTATCAACGAACACACCGATGCCTTCTTCATCTTCGCCGTCATTCTGCTCAACGCCGGGCTCGGCACCTTTCAGGAATGGAAGGCCGAGAAGAGCGCCGCTGCTCTCCAGCGCCTGCTGGGCATAAAAGCCCATGTCCGCCGGCAGGGGCGGGAATTCCAGCTCGCAGCCGAGTTTTTGGTGCCTGGGGATATCGTCCTGCTCGAATCGGGCAACCGAATTCCCGCGGATATGCGCCTGCTGCGCACCCGTAATCTTGCCGTCGACGAATCGCTGTTGACCGGCGAGTCGCAGCTGGTCGGCAAGGAGACGGCGGCCCTTCAGGGAGATCTACCTTTGAGTGATCGTTCCAACCTGGTCTTCGCCGGCTCGACGGTCGCCAGCGGACGGGCCACGGCCGTCGTGGTCGCCACAGGGCTCCACACCGAATTGGGCAAAATCGCCCTGGCCGTCTCCGCTTCGGAATTGACCAAGCCTCCCCTGATTATTCGCATGGAGCGCTTTGCCCGGCAGATCAGTTACCTTGTCCTCGGCTTCGTGGCTCTGCTGGCGCTCATCTCCCTGGCGCGCGGGGTGGCTGTCATGGAGGTATTCTTCATGGCTGTCGCCCTGGCCGTATCTGCCATCCCCGAGGGCCTGCCCGTCGCCATGACCGTGGCCTTGTCCATCGCCGCCAGTCGCATGGCCCGGCGCAACGTCATTGTCCGCAAACTGACGGCGGTGGAAGCGCTGGGAAGCTGCACCTGCATCGCCAGCGACAAGACCGGCACCCTGACTGTCAACAAACAGACGGCTAAAGTTCTCGGCCTGCCCTGCGGCAAACTTTTCGATGTCACCGGCGAAGGGTACCAGGGTACCGGGATCCTGCTCGAGGCCAACGGCCAGCCCCCAAACGCGCAGGATCAGGCTTTTCTCACCCGTCTCGCCAAGACGGCGGCCATCTGCAACGAAGGAAGCCTGGCGGAGATAGACGGCGACTGGGAACACCAGGGGGATGCCGTGGATGTCGCCCTGCTGGCCCTGGCCTACAAAGCCGGACTCGATCCCCGTCGCCTGGCCCGCGAAGTGGACAAGATGAGCGAAATCCCCTTTGAGTCGGCCCAGCGCTACGCCGCTGTCGCCTACCGGCACGGCCAGGAAGCGGGCGTGGCCGTCAAGGGCGCCGTCGAGGCCGTTCTGCCTTTTTGCGCCGATTTTCAGGGGGAGAGTGACTGTGAGGTGAACGCCCAGGATATCCGGGAACAGGCCCTGGCCCTGGCCGAAGGGGGCTACCGGGTCATCGCCGTGGCGCACAGCTCCCGATTGCCCGAGGAAGAACTTACGGCGGAGAATCTGCCACCCCTCACCTTTCTGGGACTGGTGGGGCTCATTGACCCGCTGCGTCCGGAGGTGGCGGCGTCGGTGGAACGCTGCCGGAAGGCGGGAATCCGCGTCGTCATGATCACCGGCGACCATCCGGCCACCGCCCTGAGCATCGCCCGGGAACTGCACATCGCCCGCAGCGCCGAGGACCAGATCGTCGGCGCCGACCTGGAGGACCTGGGATCGCCTGAAGACCCGCGCTACCTGGAGGCCGTGCAGCGCGCCGCCGTCTTCAGTCGGGTCGCCCCCCTGCAAAAACTCGATATCGTCGCCGCCCTCGGCACCCTCGGCCATTTCGTCGCCGTCACTGGCGATGGCGTCAACGACGCGCCTGCCCTGCGCCGCGCCCACATCGGCGTCGCCATGGGGTCAGGAACCGACGTCGCCAAGGATACGGCCGCCATCATCGTCACCGACGACAACTTCGCTTCCATCGAAGGCGGGGTGGAAGAAGGCCGTTTTGCCTACGACAACATCCGCAAGGTCGTCGCCCTGCTCATCTCCACCGGCGGCGCCGAACTCGTCCTTTTCACTCTGGCGCTGCTGCTGGGCGTTCCCCTTCCGCTGCTGGCCGTACAGCTGTTGTGGCTCAATCTGGTCACCAACGGCATTCAGGATGTGGCCCTGGCCTTTGAGGGGGGCGAACCCGGCGCCATGGCACGGGCGCCGAGGCCGCCCACCGAAGGGGTTTTCAACCGGCTGATGATCGAGCAGGTCGTCATCGCCGGCATCACCATGGGCCTGCTTGCCTTTGCCAACTGGTACAGTCTGCTCGCACTGGGCTGGGATGAGCAGGCGGCCCGTAACAGCACCTTGCTGCTCATGGTCCTGCTGGAAAACGCACATGCCTTCAACTGTCGCTCGGAAAGGCAGTCAGTTTTCCGCGTTCCCTTAAGCCGCAACTGGCTTCTGGTCGGCGGTGTGGGCGTTGCCCAGGGCCTGCACATTCTGAGCATGAACATCCCGCTGATGCAGAACGTTCTGGGGGTTCAACCGGTCAGCCTGTCCCATTGGGGGCGGCTGATCCTTATGTCCCTGGTGCTGATCGCGGTCATGGAATTGTATAAATTGGTCAGGCACAGTTCCGCTGGATCAAAAGATCTTTCAGCCACGCCATAG
- a CDS encoding cytochrome-c peroxidase has translation MFRLIALGAAVTLMSLGPAYAAANELLSLSQTIFKPLPAEPPVIEGNPATPAKLDLGKMLFFDPRLSSSQLISCNTCHNVGLAGGDLQETSVGHNWQKGPRNAPTVMNAVFNSAQFWDGRAKDLAEQAKGPVQASVEMNNTPERVLETLSSIPEYVDLFTKAFPGEEKALTFDNVAKAIEVFEAVLLTPAPFDSYLRGDADTLTDREKAGLELFINKGCAGCHDGVNVGGSGYFPFGVVEKPGSEVMSADDKGRFQVTNTASDEYVFRAPSLRNVALTAPYFHSGKVWSLQEATSIMGSSQLGISLTPEDEKLLVTFMKTLNGIQPQIVYPLLPVSTDKTPRPILQ, from the coding sequence ATGTTCCGATTGATTGCCTTAGGTGCTGCTGTCACCCTGATGTCCCTTGGCCCGGCCTATGCCGCTGCCAATGAACTTCTGAGCCTTAGTCAGACAATTTTCAAGCCACTGCCCGCCGAGCCGCCGGTCATTGAAGGTAACCCGGCGACTCCGGCCAAGCTGGATCTGGGCAAGATGCTGTTTTTCGATCCGCGGCTGTCCTCCTCTCAACTGATCAGTTGCAACACCTGTCACAATGTCGGTCTGGCCGGTGGTGATCTGCAGGAGACCTCCGTCGGGCACAACTGGCAGAAAGGGCCTCGCAACGCCCCCACCGTCATGAACGCCGTCTTCAATTCAGCCCAGTTTTGGGACGGCCGGGCCAAGGATCTGGCCGAACAGGCCAAAGGGCCGGTGCAGGCCTCCGTGGAAATGAACAACACCCCTGAACGCGTACTGGAAACGCTGAGTAGCATCCCCGAGTACGTCGACCTCTTCACCAAGGCTTTTCCGGGCGAGGAAAAAGCTTTGACCTTTGACAACGTCGCCAAAGCCATTGAGGTTTTTGAGGCCGTGCTGCTGACCCCGGCCCCCTTTGACAGCTATCTGCGCGGAGATGCTGATACGTTGACGGACAGGGAGAAAGCGGGCCTGGAACTGTTCATCAACAAGGGCTGCGCCGGCTGCCATGACGGCGTCAACGTGGGCGGCAGCGGCTACTTCCCCTTCGGGGTCGTGGAGAAGCCCGGCAGCGAGGTCATGTCTGCCGATGACAAGGGCCGCTTCCAGGTCACCAACACGGCCAGCGATGAGTACGTTTTCCGTGCTCCTTCCCTGCGCAATGTGGCCCTGACGGCACCGTATTTCCATTCGGGCAAGGTCTGGAGCCTGCAGGAAGCCACCAGCATCATGGGGTCTTCCCAACTGGGGATTTCTCTTACTCCCGAGGATGAAAAGCTGCTGGTGACCTTCATGAAAACCCTCAATGGCATCCAGCCGCAGATCGTCTATCCGCTGCTGCCGGTGAGTACCGACAAAACCCCGCGGCCGATCCTGCAATAA